The following proteins are encoded in a genomic region of Brachypodium distachyon strain Bd21 chromosome 1, Brachypodium_distachyon_v3.0, whole genome shotgun sequence:
- the LOC104582938 gene encoding uncharacterized protein LOC104582938, with the protein MPPRGRKHWCKHCKKSFPSGNSLGGHMALHRNIHKKRLSGNPSIDSEGYDHRESRWRTRVLSDSTFSDDEAWTLFPKTECQLCFKAFASCDALLMHMKIHSRREKKMVVEHKASTGDGVHNGAISEALMKKKRTRRMVLDTALTPEMMTYGIEEVGAAHILVMLSKDHGRYAASVDHDKDCEMDGNMGYHTPMAEMDLNSPVHGPFGDDELMEPQTSSSYEEVKFVSLSEVIKATTSHECKLCGKVFLSGRALGGHKKFHSVADRKRASNVPESAVTQPCKQLLELDHESLVHSLPAPNICNYSSRTPKSEPDPSWVASSLRSEGMLGVL; encoded by the coding sequence ATGCCGCCGAGGGGAAGGAAGCACTGGTGCAAACACTGCAAGAAGAGCTTCCCTTCTGGGAACTCACTTGGAGGCCACATGGCACTCCACAGGAACATACACAAGAAACGGCTGAGTGGAAATCCGAGCATCGACAGCGAGGGGTACGATCACCGGGAGAGTCGCTGGAGGACGCGGGTGCTATCAGATTCCACTTTTAGTGATGATGAGGCTTGGACGTTATTCCCCAAGACTGAATGTCAGCTATGCTTCAAGGCCTTTGCTTCCTGTGATGCCCTGTTGATGCACATGAAGATACACTCTCGCCGTGAGAAGAAGATGGTGGTGGAGCACAAGGCATCAACAGGTGATGGTGTTCACAATGGTGCTATATCTGAGGCtctaatgaagaagaagaggacaaGGAGGATGGTTCTGGACACTGCTCTGACCCCTGAGATGATGACATATGGGATAGAGGAGGTGGGTGCCGCGCACATTCTTGTGATGCTTTCAAAAGATCATGGCAGGTACGCAGCTTCTGTGGATCATGATAAAGATTGTGAGATGGATGGTAACATGGGGTACCATACGCCGATGGCAGAGATGGACCTGAATTCTCCTGTTCATGGCCCATTTGGAGATGATGAGTTGATGGAGCCACAAACTTCTAGCTCTTATGAGGAAGTGAAGTTCGTCAGTCTTTCAGAGGTGATCAAGGCAACAACTAGTCATGAATGCAAGCTCTGTGGGAAGGTCTTCCTGTCTGGTCGGGCATTGGGAGGCCACAAGAAGTTTCACAGTGTTGCTGATCGTAAAAGAGCTTCAAATGTTCCCGAATCTGCAGTCACTCAACCTTGTAAACAGTTGCTTGAACTGGATCATGAGTCGCTTGTTCACAGCCTTCCGGCTCCCAATATATGTAACTACAGCAGCAGAACACCAAAGTCTGAGCCGGATCCATCATGGGTTGCCAGCAGCCTTCGGAGTGAAGGAATGCTTGGTGTTCTCTGA
- the LOC100835500 gene encoding presenilin-like protein At2g29900 translates to MADEDPSPAAAFPREASPTILDSLGEDITRIVYPVSACMLIVVLLVSALSSPSSPSPITASFAVATGGSAPSGGSGDDLTTALITAGTFVVSVTAATFLLALLFYLRCTPCLRAYLGFSAIWILLLLGGQISLLLLSRLRLPLDAVSFALLLLNAVAALALATLSPKSVPIALHQSALLVIAVLTAFWFTLLPEWTTWALLVAMAVYDLGAVLIPGGPLRVLLELAIERNEEIPALVYEARPVDPRQGQNWRVWRERRQPGGNLDPNSTVEVIGEVLGRNPVPDVSSDPAGAQISEVLALPETRLTVAEMSVPLIQSHPDRATEEDIDDEDEDGIGLGSSGAIKLGLGDFIFYSILVGRAAMYDYMTVYACYLAIIAGLGITLLLLAFYRKALPALPVSITLGVLFYVLTRTLLETFVMQCSTNLVMF, encoded by the coding sequence ATGGCGGACGAGGACccatcccccgccgccgccttcccccgCGAGGCATCTCCCACCATCCTCGACTCCCTCGGCGAGGACATCACCCGCATCGTGTACCCAGTCTCCGCCTGCATGctcatcgtcgtcctcctcgtctccgccctatcctccccctcctccccgtccCCCATCACAGCTTCTTTCGCCGTCgccaccggcggcagcgcccCCAGCGGTGGTTCCGGCGACGACCTCACCACCGCCCTCATCACCGCCGGAACCTTCGTGGTCTCCGTCACGGCTGCCACCTTCCTCCTGGCGCTCCTCTTCTACCTCCGCTGCACGCCCTGCCTCCGCGCCTACCTTGGGTTCTCCGCGATCTGgattctcctcctcctcggtggcCAGATatccctgctcctcctctcccgcctccgcctcccgctcgACGCCGTCTCCttcgcgctcctcctcctcaacgcGGTCGCGGCGCTGGCACTGGCCACGCTCTCGCCGAAATCCGTCCCCATCGCGCTCCACCAGTCCGCGCTCCTCGTCATCGCCGTGCTCACTGCCTTCTGGTTCACGCTGCTTCCAGAGTGGACCACCTGGGCGCTGCTCGTGGCCATGGCCGTCTACGACCTCGGAGCCGTGCTGATACCTGGTGGCCCTTTAAGAGTGCTACTTGAACTGGCCATTGAGAGGAACGAGGAGATACCGGCGTTGGTCTACGAAGCTCGGCCAGTGGATCCCCGGCAAGGCCAGAATTGGCGGGTATGGAGGGAAAGGAGGCAGCCTGGTGGCAATTTGGATCCCAATTCCACAGTTGAGGTTATTGGTGAGGTGTTGGGGAGAAATCCTGTGCCGGATGTGAGCTCTGATCCTGCCGGTGCACAAATCAGCGAGGTGTTGGCATTGCCAGAGACTAGATTGACTGTTGCTGAAATGAGTGTACCATTGATCCAGTCACATCCAGATCGAGCAACGGAAGAGGACattgatgatgaagatgaagatggcaTTGGTTTGGGCTCATCAGGGGCAATCAAGCTTGGGTTGGGAGACTTCATATTCTATAGCATACTCGTCGGGAGGGCTGCTATGTACGATTACATGACGGTCTATGCGTGCTATCTTGCCATCATTGCAGGGCTCGGCATCACTCTGCTATTGCTGGCATTCTACCGCAAGGCATTGCCTGCCCTGCCAGTGTCCATTACCCTTGGCGTCTTGTTTTATGTGCTCACGAGAACATTACTCGAGACCTTTGTTATGCAGTGCTCCACAAACCTTGTAATGTTTTAG